In Aspergillus nidulans FGSC A4 chromosome II, the genomic stretch TGGTTTCCATACTGGCTGTCCGATCTTGCCCTTGAGCACGAGGCTGTTATTGTCAGCGCCAATTACCGCTTGATGCCTCAAGCAACTGGCTTGGACATCTATGACGACATAAAAGACTTCTGGGCATGGCTACAGTCTCCAGTTGTGGAAGAGATTCTAGCGACGTACACCACACCCACCGAAATCGACCTTGCACACATCCTCGTGACGGGAGAGTCAGCTGGTGGACTGCTGAGCATCAATTCTGCCCTCCAGCTTGCGAATTCAGATTTTGTCGGATTTCCCGTGCGCGCTGCCATTGGCATGTACCCAACTGTAGACATGAACTCCACGGATTTTACTGAGCCTCGTACGACCCCTCCCTTTGGGCAGCATTTCGACGAATCGATCATCAGCGCGATTCTAGACACCGCTCCAGACGGGCCTATCACTTCAACATCCGGTGATTACCTCCCTCTGATGCTGGCCGCGATCGAATACGGGTACCTGGGGGATTGGTACGCGCGAGACTCCCATCACTCTGAAACACTATACCCCGTTCAGCAACTGAAAAAGGGAGTTCAGATCCCCAGAGGAGGTATTACCATCATTCAAGGGCTCAACGATACTGTAGTGCCGCCGCACCATTCAGAGCCCTTTATCACTCGACTAGCTAAGGTAACGGCCGGCCAGCCAGGGAACGACAAGATTCATCTCATTACCCACGACGGTGAGCATGGGTTCGATGGAGACTTGCGGTACAATAAAGAGGCGTGGCTACAGGAGGCATTGAGGCCCGCGGTAGAAGCGTGGCTGGACTGATGCAAAAGCAGCATCCAGCCTACTTTGGCTTCCTTTGCATTCTCAAGTCCTACACTGTTTCCAAAGTCAAAGGTTCTATCAGTCTATTTCGTTTACGAACAGTCTATCATTCTATTTGCTTTATTGAAGTTTTTTTTGTTATTTTGAGGCAGGTACATGCTGCTTTCAGATTCTTGAAACTGAGACGCGGCAGTACCTATGCTTTGGAGCGGTATGTTATATACGGCATCTCGAAACAATAGCCTTGTCATTCAAAAATACTCTAATAGCGTCAGCGTCGCCCAAAGAGGCAAGTTCGGACTTCAACTCCGGACTCCGCCGGAGTCTGACAGAGTGTACCGGCCTTTCGGAAATCAAACCACCGAGCGGGATGGTTATATGACCACCACTATGCCGTCCTTAATCCATTTCTCACCTTCCCACATGCTTTTACTGGTGTGATATTTACCACTACTCAAATCGGCAAAACCATGTCCTCAATCCACATTCCCGGCCTCCTACAACCCGTCATTGCCCTGAACGGATGGACTTTCCTCGTCGAGATCTGGATGTTTGCTACACGTATTCCTGCCGTCGGACACCTGAAGGAATCCTCCGATCCGGCCATCACTAAGGCCGAGCTGAACGAGAAGACGCCGCCCTCTGTGCGCTGGAAGGGCGACAACTACAACAACCTCCTGGAGCAGCCGACGCAGTTCTATGCCGTTGCACTGGCTCTCGCGATTGCCCGCCACGGCGAGGATAATTCTGTCGACCAGGGACTAGCGTGGGCGTATGTTGGGACAAGAATCATGCATAGTCTCATCCAGTGCACGAGCAATATTGTCCCTTTGAGGTTCTGTGTGTTTGCGGTCTCTTCCGGAATTCTGGCTGCGCTGACAGTcagggcggcggcggctgtgTTCTAAAGGGTTCTCTAAGAAACTGCGCTAATGACGGACACATCTGAACACGGGTTTTATTATGGATGATATACTATACAATGCGACTGAGTTAGGGTTCCTATTGCCAGACCAATATGAGACACCGATCAGGGCCGGTCTTGATGGATATGTAATAGTTTGAACTATCTGGGGATTAAAATCACTTTATATTTCGTAAATCGTATCTAAACCATGACTTATTTATGACTGGACAGCCTTCCCTCCTCCATTTCCACCGTCGGTGTAGCGAACTTGCGGATTGCAACGACGCGCCAGAAATACGTCCTTCCTCTACCCAAAGCACAATTGATCTCGCTCGGATGGATCCAGTTCAGAGTGAACACAACAATAAACATCAGCAGCGCGTCAAACACGTAGATGAAAACCTCCTGCTTCATCATGTACGAATCGTAGCCCATGAGGTACTCAACAACGCGAACCACCGAGCGAATCAGGATCAGCACACTCGTGAAGCAGAGGGCCATCATATGTCTACGCCAGATGCTCTGCAGTTCAAGAGAAACCGGCACTCGTTGCCTTGCCATTCGCACCTCGaagacagcagcagtgaggacgaagaaggcAAAAAAGATGATCTGTACGAACAGACCGCCGACGATAATCTTCTCGCCTGTATCTGCgctcttctcatccttgaccATGATTCCAGCGCCTGTCTCGTTAGCTTTGTCCGTATTTAATGGTCAAGAGAACTGTACCTGAGGCCTGcatgaggaaggagagcacGTCGCCAGCAACAAATATCTTGGTCAAGAACCGCAGTGGTATGATTGAGCATCTCTCTGCATCTAGCATTGCAATAATTCGGCCGAGTGTCATGTATATGCTCGCGGCCAGAAAGGCGGGGGCGATCAAAATGAGAGCGCTCTGCATTACATACGGGCCTTTTGTAAAGTTGGGTGCTTCGGTAGATGAGAGGACACGGCCTATGTACCCAACGGTTTCCACTGGTTGAGTTAGTCCTGCAATGTCCCTGGCAATGGGAAGGCTCTTACATGCACCGCCGATAGCGAAAGGGATCATGAACCAGGTCCGTGTATGGAGCAGTTGGTAGAGGTGTAGGATTGTACAGACGCCGAATAGCCCAGCAAATAtgcctccagctgccgctgagGGAGTGTAATAGTAGAACGTGAATTCCATGGTAAAGTGTCTTtgcagagggtgagaagagGGGTAGAGTTGAGTTGATGCCAAAGTGCCCAGACAGAGCTGGGACGAGCGCAGCTTAAATAAAACTTCGAAGGCTCAATGCTAACATCCCTCTCCAACAAGTATCTGGCTGCAAAAAAATGGTCCTGTAGGCAAATACATTCAATCTCTCGTTCTCGTACCCATAACCCGATCCGGCAGGGCGGCGCCACTCTAGCTTGTGGATCCAACCCTCGCTTTAATTTGGTTGGTACCTTTTTTAGTAGACGGGACGCACTTCGGGTTCGGGTTTCAGGACTTGGACATCCGTCAGTTCGTACTTCGTATGGAGATCCGAGTAGGGTTATGCCTGGGTGGAGTGCTTCTATTCCGATCTGACTTCCCTTGTGCACCTGGTGCCCACCCATCATGAGCGATGCAGCGAATACATAAACGGGACCTGGCCCGTATCTATTGGCCTTTCCAGTCAAATATCTTTCTAACATCTACTCATCATGGGATACCAGTACTATATGTACGATCCGTCCAAGGGCGCAGCAATTCCCTTCGCTGCCCTTTTCGGTCTCACCACAGTTGTGCATATGTGGCAAACGATTCAAAACCGGACATGGTACATGACTCCATTCATTATCGGAGGGATCTGTATGTTTTCCCTTCAATGGGTACAGAAATGAGGGCAGCCACTGATGCTTTCCAGTCGAAGCGATCGGCTACCTCTGCAGGTTCATCAGCGCGACCCAGACCCCCAACTGGACTATGTACCCTTATATCGGGCAAAGCCTGTTGATCCTCCTAGGTCCAGCGCTCTTCGCAGCTTCCGTCTACATGCTACTCGGACGTATCATCCGCACGCTGAACGCCGGTTCACTGTCGCCTATTAGACCGAATTGGCTTACGAAGATCTTCGTGGCGGGTGATGTAATTTCTTTCTTTATGCAGAGCGGCGGTACGTCTATACTCATCACCTTTAGCTTGTCGAAATAACTGCAAGGGCCGAGTATTGACGAGATATCAAGGAGGCGGAATGCAAGCCAGTGCCAAAACCCAAGATCGCGCTGAAATGGGCGAGAATATGATCCTGGGCGGCCTCTTCGTCCAgattctcttcttcagcatcttcaTTGTTGTCTCGATCATTTTCCACCGCCGAATGTTGTCGACCCCAATGCACCATATGGGCATAGATGTGCCCTGGAACAAATACCTCAAGATCTTATATCTCGTCAGCTTCCTGATTTTAATCAGATCCTTGTATCGCGTTGCCGAGTACATTCAGGGGAAGGAAGGGGTTCTGCAGAGCAAAGAGGTGTTTATATACGTGTTAGATGCATCTCTCATGCTTGTTTGCTGTGTAATCCTAAACGTTTGGCACCCAAGTAATGTTGTGTCGGGGAAACAGGCGCTGTATAAGCATGCTGAGGATCTGGAGATGCTGACGAATAGTGGGCGGACGAACTTTTGAAATGGATGGCTGGATTTCTTACCTGTATTCTATCATAACTGTTAAGAAACACCATTTATGGACTAAATTCAAGTAGAAAGATGGTTACGGGCGACCTACTTCCGAATCCGCTACGAGTCATATATGTCAGAGCTGCAGGGTGGACTAGAATAACGGCCTAAGGGCTTTGTCTGTTCAAGACTCTAGTGGTTTCAAGCTGTCATGTCAACCATGCTCGATAAACCATAACACTCTCAATTTTTTGCCCGTGACCTATCTTTATAGACTACCTAGTTTATCACTGGCTAGACAACACCAGCTCCTTTTCCGGCTCTGCCAGGCAAGACGCCATACTGCTTGTAGTGCCCCCGCTCACGAATACAGACCCACGAAAGAAACCCAGCTAGAGGACACAAAACAATCGCCAGGATAATTATGATCGCCCCTAACGCACGACTACTGACACTGCGCGACCCCATAGTACCCATGATCGAAATAATGATAAGCGCAAACCAGAAAACCGTGTCGATTATATTTAATACGACGTTGACTTTTGTATTTGCCCATCGTTTCAGGCTCTCGACGTGGGCAGTTAAGACCTGGTAAGCCATGAAGACAGCCGACTTGATGCACTAGTTACTGTTAGGGTTTGGTATTGCAATTGGAGCTGAGAAGACGGGTTACTTACAACCGCAAACCCCCATGTATTCGTTCTGGCCCGAGGAGTGCCACTGTCGGCTACGCGGGCGATGGTGAGGATAAATGTTACCAGGACCAAAGCGCCTATGATGACATGCAGCTTGAGCTTTGTCCGAGGAATGTTCTCTGCAGCGATGTTGAGTCTTGAAAGCATGGTTGAGAAAGGGTAAGACTTGGTGGAAGGTTTGAACAACTTTTCTGTCGTGGTCAGGCAATCTTTAGATACGATCTAGATATCGACGACGAACTGTTTATTTATGTTCTTGACACTCCAAAAAATCAACTGTGCTGCCTATATTCCATTGTTCGCCTATGCATTTGGCCAGGTTTATAATTACACCTAGTTTACAGAGCATTCGCTGAGATTATTCGCATTCGTACCATTGTCCCGATTAGGACAATTATACAACTAGCTTCGGTGGGCCGTGATCGACGGTCGGTTTTTGCCCTTTTTTTCCAGCCAACAGGCTGTGCACTCGTAGCTGGAGTTCTTGGGCCTATGCCTAATAATAGGCGCGGGATACTCAACTAGCGATCGGTTTCGTGGCTAGGGCTTACTATGAAGGTACACCTTCCGAACCTTACATAGCTTATTAAAGGTGAATGTAAAAGAATATCAGGTCGTTGATAAGGGTAGCGCCGATTGGGACAGCATTATACCTTCGCCAAGCACCTCAGAAATAGGCCATTTGATATACGCCTTCCAgtcctcgtccagcagctccaATATATCTTCCAGTACAGATCGACCCCATCCTTGCAAGAAACAGTTCCCGCGTGCTAGATGGAGGAACGCGCAGTAATGGGCGTAGACAACCAGTGCAAACGGGCGTTTCGCTTGCAGGTATTCTAGATACTTTGGAGACACCCTGATTGCCCACCCAACCGGCAATGTCATTGAGTTGGGCTGAGAGAAGGAGTGACCAGAGAGACCCCGCAGCGCCTCAATTACAAGCGTGTACGTTGCGGCGTCGTGGTCTCCAGCATATAAAAACTCTGTGTTCAGATGATCCAGATAGTCCAGGGGTTCTTTGACATGATCTGGAATGGCGACGGACTGATCGCCCGTGCTGAAGAGCGGCGCGAAATTACTCTGTCGAAGGAAGGCAAAAGCTGCTCTTGTGATCTGTTGGACACCACGGCACAGGACGAAGACATTGTTGAGCGCAGCTAGTGAAGGTTTGTCCGAGTCTGAGCCCGAGCCAGCAGCGCTCGTCAGGGCCGAGCCGAATGCATAGGCCACAACCAAGGCGGACAACCCCATCAACGACCGAGCGTTGTCAGGGGTGACATTGTTCAGACCCTCGCGAAGTGCCTGCAGCGCCTGGCCTTTATGCGCCGTGGCGAGACCCAGCCAGAAAGCTTGTTCTTGTCCCTGATTTGAAAGAGCAAGGTGCAACGCTGACACTGCTAGGATACCATGCATAAGGGGCGGTGCCCTGAGCgcttcgtcaacaagattGATCTGCCATACCACTCGGGTCTCTGTGTTGCGGGAGAAGAATTGGCAGGTCTCGTGCTGCCAATTAACAAGCAACCTCAGCTGGGTCATATCCAGCGGCGGATTCAGGAAGGGGGTCTCATGGCTGAACGGTCTATCCAGAAGACGAAAGGGTGTCTCTGGAGTGGCAGAAGAATCTTCTCCCGTCAGATCAGGGGGTGCGACGCGTCTTCTTCCGCGGCGAGGAGCGTTGTCCCCGGCCCAGATGAACGAGGCCTCGGTGACATATTCGCAGTCTTCCTGTCGCTGCCTGCAGTTGGAGCAGACCGGCCGCGCCTCATCGCACTAATATCGTCAGCTTAGCAAGCGCTAGCCTGGGCTGGGTGACGTACCTTCACTCTCCGCTGTTTGCATGCTTTGCAGCCGTGTCTTGATTTGCGATGCGTGCGGCGGAGCGGCATTGCGCAAACTGCTCGGCTTGGAGCATGACCACGTATCCGTTAAGGCGGCGAGTGTCTTGAGGGGAGCAACGGATACGGTTACGGCATATACTGCACAAGCCTTCTAGGCAACCATGGCGTGCTGTTGAGGAAGCTTGTTGGGGAAATTTCTAAAGCGCCAAGCGTGTCCTATGCACGGGCCTTGGTTTAGTCAGGGTTCTCAAGAAGGCAGTCTGTACGAATACGAGTCTGTGTGCTCAAGGAAGTATTAACACCCAGCTAACCACAAAAAATAGATAGAAAAATAGTTTACCGAGGATGGGTACATGACCTAACGATACGAGCTGGTCGGTTCTAGGGCAGTTGCCTATGAATTCTGGGCAAATACCTATAGTACACGGCCAAAATTATGTCTACgaatattatatatattcgtATTGACGAGTAACTTCAGTGGCAATCCAATAACATATACAACGAATTGCGGATTTCTAGACGGTATCAATCATCCAGTGCACGGTATACTAGACTACCCGCGATGAACTGAACTCGATCTACCTAATACGGCGTGCTTCCGTCTTAGGTACTGCACAGCGGCTATCAATACGTCCCAGACTCAAATCGTTAAAGCACAGGAAATGCTTATGTTAAATGGGCCAAGCACTGCACTAAAGGCTCTCCCGGACTGCTCCAGCCGCGGGCTCGGAAAAGTACCGAAGCGACTTAGAACCATCAGAGTTAACCGAGAGTACAAATACTGCCTCATTTTGAATAGAAAAGAGTAACAACTTCCGAGAGAAAATGGCACTGAAGGATAAAGGTGCTTGCTCAACTGTGTAGCCAGCACCTATGGGAAAGGCATAGAGGTTATTCTACCTTCCCGTCGGACTGGGGACCATGCATTATGCCTGGTCCGTAGAAAGGTTATTGCCCATTGTACTCAGGGATAAATCGATAAGCGATCAAGATGAACACGACTAAGCTTCAGATCAAACCAGTCTGGCTAATCAGGCAGCCAAAAACCAAAAAGGAAACGCCCGATGGGGGGCTCGAACCCCCGACATTGGGATCACCGGCAAATTAAGGCGGTAAAAGTCCCACGCTCTAGCCAACTGAGCTAACCGGGCAACTTTGATGTTAGAGTGCAATTATACGGTGTATATATACCTCAAATTATAACTGAGCCAGCCACTACATTTTAGTGCGGCACCGGCGGAATATGGTGGCAAGAGCCGCCGCACTACCGATTGGATTACTTGGCTCATGCTATCATGTAGTGGTATCACACCTCCATGTTGAGTGACCTCGGACTTTACTTTGTGAATCTGAATGCTCTAATGGTTCTAGCGGAGGAGTAAAACCTCTCCCGCGTATTCGAAAAGCGGAAGAATTTTCAGATTTGATCATGGACACGCTGTACTGCGTATCCAGCCTGCTTGTGCAACTCGGGAAGACGAACTGGACTGACCAGGGTGGTCCGGTTGAAGTCTAAATCTTCAAATATCAACTCTCAAGAATAAGGCCTTCAGAGAAGTGCCTCAACAAAAGTAGGACAAAGTAGTCGGAAGATTGCTTCGAACCAGGATCGATTGACCTTAAGTCTTACGTATTGCATGTCTTGAGCACTACACACAGTCGGCGTTTCTGATTCGAGTCCTGATACCTTCGGCTTATGGGCCTTGATCAGATAAGACATGGGTTTAAAAGACGGGAATGCCGTCGCTCGATGATGAACTTGACAAATGACAGCAGTAATGTCAACCATGTTATCATTTCAGCTAATGGAAAGGGAAGTCGAATATATATCCATGCACTGCTTGTTCATCAAGCCATAAGAGATGAACGAAGTAAGCACAAAGTTATATGCATAAATTTCGGCGCACAATTTGGCATCGTGGACGGTGTATGGACTTTACGCACTGTAGCTGATCGCCTGACCAAGTGGGCGCGCTTAATCGAGTATTAGGTGGCTATATATAACTGGTCATTGAATAGCCGAAAATTAGTGCTACGAAAAGAACGgaacaaaaaaaaggttTCGCCCGATGGGGGGCTCGAACCCCCGACATTGGGATACCAGCAGAATAAAGCGGTAAAAGTCCCACGCTCTAGCCAACTGAGCTAACCGGGCAAGCGATGGCAAATTATGCAACCATTTGCCTTGATATCGGATATCAATAGACAGGTAATATATCCCCTGCCGTACATTTACGAAACCTATGCAATCGCATCTGCGACAATACTTTGGAGGAAAGACGAAGGAGGGCCCCATCTGTGAATTCATCATCCTATCTTCTGTTTCAAGCTGGCGTATCATGTATCCCAAAAGGCGCGAATGCAAACCCAAGGTACACGCCGACTGTTTCTCCTACTACAATTTAATCGATGCCACAGTATGTGTAGGCTAGCCCATCGGGGCCGTTTTGGGGCTCCACACGGTGTACCTTAAATACAACACTTACTTCGACAGAGGATCAGCAGGAGTCTGCTTCGACGCTTCGACGCTTAGGAACCAACTAGGTGTCTACTGACGTCTAGTTGTTCTATCAAGAGCAGCTACAGCATTCTAGACACTTATGCAATCGTGTGGTGTGGTCGACAATTTTAGGACAAAGAGATCTCGACCTGATTGGACTATCGAGCAGCTACAGGGGATGAACAGGGAATGGTTATGATAATGAGCTGATTGCGGAATGAAGCCggtctctttcttccatAGTTTCGTTTCCATGTGCATATAGCGATCCCACTGCACAGGGCGAAACGCGGTCAGTATTAAAGTAAAGGCAATCTGGACCTTCAAGAGAGATTGAGTGCGGCAACAGACACCGCTATGGAAGAAGCGGAACCGAACTTCTGTATGTATATGCCCATTGAGGATATACATCACCCTGGACGGGAGATATCATAACCCGGAACATGAACGTCGACCGCATCAATAGGGTGGTTGTAAAGAAAATAATTGGCAGGGATAATGATATACAGATAACCTAGAAGAGCCTCACCTCATGCCAAAGCTCCCTGGTGCAAAGCTTGACACTTTACGACTTTGCAGTCGCTGATACGCAGGCCATACAAACGGCTCGGAGAATAACCGAAGCGTGCCGACTATCGGATCTATCCGAGACTATCTACGGAGGAGCCCGCGAAGAACGTCAAAGTCCAACGTAGCGTCCAGCTGCTATttcgcctcttcatcaatcCGCCATGCTTGCTTCTCACACTGTACGCAGAGCATCGAAGATCGGACCGAGCCGTCATGCTCGTACCTTAACCAACGCCCCGACCGTCGCCGTTCTGTACCAGGCCATTGAACCGCCCGTCATCAATGGCGTCAGAAAGCCTAGAAAACCGGGTGGTAAGCAGTAATTCGGACAAAACTTTCATAGATATACTGAAAGAGAGTAGGCTACCAAGATTCTGGAGCAGATATCGTCTATACCCTCCAGCAGAAAGGCATCCAGGTGATCAAGGCGGATCCTTCAGCCCCTGTATCCTCCAACGAGGGCTGGACATTTCCCGACACAGAAGAGGGCATCTACTCTGCTGTCCATCAGGGTGCCACGCATCTCTGGGCGAACACTATCTTATTCAGTTCTCATCCCCTTCAGACGTCGGCCAGGTTGACGCCGCTCGCCGACAAGATCTACGTAGTCGGCCAGCCGCCCGGTTTGGTGGAGAATTTCGACGACAAGGCGTACTTGAACGGGAAACTAGCCCAGATTGGTGGATTCACCTTGCCAAAGTCCTGGCTGGCCACTTCGGAAAATATACAACAGCTCGTTCAACAAGTCGACCGGTATCCGATCGTTGGGAAGCCCGTTCGTGGACGCGGAAGCCATGGGGTCAAGGTGTGCCGTGACAAACAgcagttgctgcagcatACAAAGACCCTTCTTGCCGAGTCGCCGCTCGTAATGTTGGAAGAGTTCCTCGCAGGCGAGGAGGCTaccatcaccgtcatgcCCCCGACACCCTCTGATCCGCACCATTGGAGCACGGTCCCAGTAAATCGGTTCAACCACGACGATGGTATTGCGCCTTACAACGGCGTGGTGGCCGTCACTGCCAACTCGAGAGTTGTgacagaggaggagctcaaAGACCCAGCGTACGGCAAGATAATGCGCCAATGTGAGAAGGTCGCGCAGTTGATAGGAGCTACGGCACCGATCCGAGTCGACGTTCGCCGGTTCAGTCCTGGGTCCGATTTTGCGCTTTTTGACATCAACATGAAGCCAGTAAGTAGCTTACTTTTTCACCGACAATTAGAGGTCTAACGGAAGTAGAACATGACTGGGCCTGGCCGTCCAGGGCGCGAGGATCAAGCCAGCTTAACGGCCATTGCGGCTTCGGCTATGGGTTGGGACTATGGGACATTACTTGAGAATATTCTCGAAGGCGCGCAGCCACTGAGTGTCTTTCGGAATTACAGCAATCCTTTCTAGGTAGGAGAAGATTTCTTTACGCAGCGAAGCCTCCAAAATCCTCGTTTCCCATTGGTCTCTGTTTGGCCATGCTGAAAAAGTGGTGTACTGAAGTGGTAAGGCTATAAAACGCTGTTTAACATGTAGATCTCTTAAAGTTAGATTGTTTATCACCCATAATCTATCTATGATCTCTCAATTTCAAAAGCCATGTCCCCTGTTGGCTATCCTGACCAATAATATATGAAACCGTAATGGTAGATGAAACGTACCGTCCAATACCTATGCAGCCTGTGCGTCTAACCACCCTTCCCCAATAAACAGACTTAACACCTGAGCGTATAGACCTCTCTTCCCCTCGAATCAGTTCCCTTATACTCGACTGCCCTTCCATTATCCGCGATAACCCTCCTTGTATCACCATTATGCAGAATGATATCCAGGTCATTCCAGGCTGGCACAAATCCGCTGCTCTCGTCCTTGGTAAACCCCACAATCACCCGATCTTCCGTTGATTCATACCGAATCGTATACTTGGAAACCTTCTGCTCGACTGAGAtcccgtcgtcttccatccAACTAGTGGTGAAGACGGTCCCATGTGACGTTGAGCGCGGAGGGAAGATCTCCACCCCGCGGTAGTCGTCCAGCTCGGTGATAGCGAGTGAGGCCGCCGTCTCGTCGCCGGGAACGCGAGTCTGGACGGACTTGCCGACGGGGATTGCGCCGCCTATCTTGGCGAGAAGGGCAATACTTTCCTTCCATTTAGAGGGGACCTCAACCCATTGTCCGGAGGCATAGTACGTGTACGGGGCGTTCATGTTGACAAAGCCATAGTCAAACTCGTCCCCTGCCTTGCGAGGGAGGTACACCTTGGCGACATTGACGCCCGGCTCGTAAACACCCCCGACGAGGATGGTCTCGCCAAACCAGAACTGTTCCTCGCCAcgcttgagcttcttgctccATACCTCGGGATCAGATTCATATCCCCAGCCGACCCAGCGTTGGGGCGGAGAGGCGTAGAAATGGCTCTCCAAGCCAAGGTTATAGATATAGGGCAGGATCTCATAACGCCGCTTTATGGTGGCACGGACCTGAGGTGTCACTTCGGGGTACATCCAGGGTTCTATGACTTCTCCGACCTCGTTGTTATTGGGGGATGTCTTGAAGCAGTTGATTGCGAAGCGCGGGGAGTAGATGCCAAGCTGGATCCAACGAAGTAGGAGCTCAGGCGATGGCTGCGGGCCTTCGAATCCGCCGATATCGTGACCTTCGCACTGTCGACTTGTTAGAGAAGTTTCAGGATGCTCTGGTTGGGGCATAGTGGACTTGCCTGGAGAAGGGACATTGCTGCATTCAGTGACAGCGCGTTGGCTCCCTTCATGCTCTCCCAGCTCGTGACGTTATCGCCGCTCCATGTGCTGGCCGAGTATCGCATCGTACCGGCTGTGGCGCTCCGGGTGAGCACAAAGGGCCGGACGTTGGGTTCGAGGTCACGAAGGGCGTCGTGGGACGCCTTGCCCATAAGCTCAGTGTGCATGGCTCGGCCCCAAAGGCCGACGGTGTTGTTATCAGTCtgcttcttcgctgcctcgGCGACGGTCGGTTCGTCGAGGGCCAATTGCCAATCGTCATTAGGGAGGGTGTACTCGTTGTTATCGTTCCACATGCCGTCAATGCCAGACCGTTTCAGAAACTGGACACCGTTATACCACCATTTGAAGGCGACAGCGGAGGTAAAATCGACGTGGCATCCATCGCCTCCTGTTCCACCTCCGGCACTCCACAGGCGCATGTAACCAGGCTCTCCCGTTTCTGGATCCTTGAAGAACCCGTTTCCGTCAATGAGTTTCTGGAAGTCCGGGTGCGAGGCGAGCGTGAACGGCTTGATGTTAGTGAGGAGACGGATACCGCGCGAGTGGTACTCTGCAATCCATCTCTCTGGATCTGGGAATCGGTACCTGTTCCAGGTAAATACGGTGCGGACTTTCGGCTCGTGCTCAGCAATCGAGTAGCCTGAACTCATCTGATGTGCGGAGCAGGGGATATCgtgctccttgagcttgtctgcGAACTCCATCAGGGCCTGGTGGGCTGGAGGTTCGTCCATCGCGCTGTACCGGTAACCACCGGAGATGTAACCGTAGGCCCAGCGAGGGACGGCCAGAGGGAAGCCGACCAGCTCGGCGTAGGATCTGACCACTTCCCTTAGCGTCCTACCGACGATGAGGTACTGCTCTAGGCCGCCAAAGTCCTGACGGTAGACTTTGAAGTGGCCCCAGAGACCGTCGACCTCCGAGCCCACGGACCATGTCCCCCTGGCATGTGTGGTCGAGAAGATGGCAACGCACCCGGCGGGCGTCGCCTTGATTAGCAGCGGAATGTGCTTGTAGAGAGGATCGGTGTTGTAGACGTCGTAGCCGAAACTGTCGGTGGCT encodes the following:
- a CDS encoding uncharacterized protein (transcript_id=CADANIAT00005252), whose product is MLASHTVRRASKIGPSRHARTLTNAPTVAVLYQAIEPPVINGVRKPRKPGGYQDSGADIVYTLQQKGIQVIKADPSAPVSSNEGWTFPDTEEGIYSAVHQGATHLWANTILFSSHPLQTSARLTPLADKIYVVGQPPGLVENFDDKAYLNGKLAQIGGFTLPKSWLATSENIQQLVQQVDRYPIVGKPVRGRGSHGVKVCRDKQQLLQHTKTLLAESPLVMLEEFLAGEEATITVMPPTPSDPHHWSTVPVNRFNHDDGIAPYNGVVAVTANSRVVTEEELKDPAYGKIMRQCEKVAQLIGATAPIRVDVRRFSPGSDFALFDINMKPNMTGPGRPGREDQASLTAIAASAMGWDYGTLLENILEGAQPLSVFRNYSNPF
- a CDS encoding putative alpha-glucosidase (transcript_id=CADANIAT00005253) — protein: MPQKEYCPKGYQQTQAQESSPAVFLHSEGTKGRSFDFSFEAVRENLFRVTFTSPSHPPPPYPSVTKPKTSLNGIEVATSSSPSQIDIEVGDVKAAVNWENTPVVSLSWKGDSKPLYRDLPLRSYVIDGDGIAHYTEHDRKALHVGLGEKSAPMDLTNRHFQLSATDSFGYDVYNTDPLYKHIPLLIKATPAGCVAIFSTTHARGTWSVGSEVDGLWGHFKVYRQDFGGLEQYLIVGRTLREVVRSYAELVGFPLAVPRWAYGYISGGYRYSAMDEPPAHQALMEFADKLKEHDIPCSAHQMSSGYSIAEHEPKVRTVFTWNRYRFPDPERWIAEYHSRGIRLLTNIKPFTLASHPDFQKLIDGNGFFKDPETGEPGYMRLWSAGGGTGGDGCHVDFTSAVAFKWWYNGVQFLKRSGIDGMWNDNNEYTLPNDDWQLALDEPTVAEAAKKQTDNNTVGLWGRAMHTELMGKASHDALRDLEPNVRPFVLTRSATAGKSTMPQPEHPETSLTSRQCEGHDIGGFEGPQPSPELLLRWIQLGIYSPRFAINCFKTSPNNNEVGEVIEPWMYPEVTPQVRATIKRRYEILPYIYNLGLESHFYASPPQRWVGWGYESDPEVWSKKLKRGEEQFWFGETILVGGVYEPGVNVAKVYLPRKAGDEFDYGFVNMNAPYTYYASGQWVEVPSKWKESIALLAKIGGAIPVGKSVQTRVPGDETAASLAITELDDYRGVEIFPPRSTSHGTVFTTSWMEDDGISVEQKVSKYTIRYESTEDRVIVGFTKDESSGFVPAWNDLDIILHNGDTRRVIADNGRAVEYKGTDSRGREVYTLRC